In Vigna unguiculata cultivar IT97K-499-35 chromosome 3, ASM411807v1, whole genome shotgun sequence, a single genomic region encodes these proteins:
- the LOC114175584 gene encoding beta-glucosidase 46-like gives MMSLVKYSAWPLTNPASLSHAPRPQLCTFPSIHNHTVQPSLSSLKPLHVSSAHNFALSPKLRTRVTQCQAYEADRSRPLELNIELNHEETGIEATQRLKIGLYFATWWALNVVFNIYNKKVLNAFPYPWLVSTLSLAAGSLLMLISWATRVAEVPNVDLEFWKALFPVAVAHTIGHVAATVSMSKVAVSFTHIIKSGEPAFSVLVSRFLLGEAFPVQVYLSLLPIIGGCALAAVTELNFNMIGFLGAMISNLAFVFRNIFSKKGMKGMRVSGMNYYACLSMLSLFILTPLAIAVEGPELWAAGWQKALSQIGPNFVWWVAAQSVFYHLYNQVSYMSLDQISPLTFSIGNTMKRISVIVSSILIFHTPIHPVNALGAAIAILGTFLYSQIVDIIEIEEESWQIRKTMQWGFCAFEERLVMEIRLFLFMCSLLPISLGLDPSPPFLFGTASSSYQYEGAYSSDGKGLSNWDVFSHIAGSIDDGSNGDVAVDQYHRYQEDIDLMEAIKVNSYRFSISWARILPQGRFGEVNMAGINYYNRLIDALLLKGIQPFVTLFHFDIPQELEDRYGAWLSPQSQEDFQFFADICFKSFGDRVKYWVTFNEPNYLIPIAYREGTFPPCRCSGKFGNCSGGDSEKEPFVVAHNMILSHASAVDLYRNKYQNEQGGKIGIVLHCDSFEPLSNSTADKLATERAQSFSINWILDPILFGKYPKEMEIILGTLLPKFSSNDKVKLRRGLDFIGINHYASYYVRDCISSVCGHGRGVSRTEGLYEQTALKNGVPIGELTPFEWLNVHPQGMKKMLMYLKDRYNNTPMFIVENGYATLSDPNVTEKEYLNDHKRIEFMSGHLDNVMAAIREGADVRGYFVWSLLDNFEWIYGFSVRFGLYHVDFATLKRTPKLSASWYKFFIEKYMADNTKQRSILRKTGEENNTTTSYPIQQ, from the exons ATGATGTCATTGGTGAAGTACTCAGCATGGCCTCTCACCAACCCTGCTTCCTTAAGTCACGCGCCAAGGCCTCAACTCTGCACTTTCCCTTCTATCCACAACCACACCGTTCAACCCTCTCTCTCTTCCCTCAAACCTCTTCACGTTTCATCCGCTCACAACTTTGCTTTGTCGCCAAAACTCAGAACAAGGGTCACACAGTGCCAGGCCTATGAAGCAGACAGGTCGCGGCCATTGGAGCTTAACATTGAGCTTAACCACGAAGAAACAGGGATCGAAGCAACCCAGAGACTCAAAATCGGTTTGTATTTTGCGACGTGGTGGGCTTTGAATGTGGTCTTCAACATATACAACAAGAAGGTTCTGAACGCCTTTCCTTACCCCTGGCTTGTTTCCACTCTCTCCCTTGCTGCTGGCTCTCTCTTGATGTTAATCTCATGGGCCACAAGGGTTGCCGAAGTTCCCAATGTTGATCTGGAGTTCTGGAAGGCCCTTTTTCCT GTTGCTGTGGCACACACCATTGGGCATGTTGCAGCTACTGTGAGTATGTCCAAAGTTGCAGTTTCATTCACGCACATCATCAAGAGTGGAGAACCTGCTTTCAGTGTTCTGGTATCAAGGTTCTTGCTAGGGGAAGCATTCCCTGTGCAGGTTTACCTTTCACTGCTTCCGATTATAGGAGGTTGCGCACTCGCTGCTGTGACAGAGCTCAATTTCAACATGATTG GATTTCTGGGCGCTATGATATCGAATTTGGCCTTTGTGTTTCGGAATATATTCTCGAAGAAGGGAATGAAAGGGATGCGTGTTAGTGGAATGAATTACTATGCTTGTCTTTCCATGTTATCTCTCTTCATTCTCACACCTTTGGCCATTGCTGTGGAGGGCCCAGAGTTATGGGCTGCAGGCTGGCAAAAAGCCTTGTCTCAGATTGGTCCCAATTTTGTGTG gtGGGTGGCTGCTCAGAGTGTGTTTTACCATTTGTACAACCAAGTATCTTACATGTCCCTGGATCAGATTTCACCCTTAACATTTAGCATAGGGAACACGATGAAGAGGATTTCGGTTATTGTCTCTTCAATCCTTATCTTCCACACACCAATTCACCCCGTCAATGCTCTTGGTGCTGCCATTGCAATTCTTGGTACCTTCCTCTATTCACAG ATTGTTGACATTATTGAGATTGAAGAAGAAAGTTGGCAAATTAGGAAGACAATGCAATGGGGTTTTTGTGCATTTGAGGAAAGATTGGTTATGGAGATAAGGTTGTTCCTGTTCATGTGCTCTCTGTTGCCAATTTCACTGGGATTAGATCCATCTCCACCGTTTCTTTTTGGCACTGCTTCTTCTTCCTACCAG TATGAAGGGGCTTACTCTAGTGACGGCAAAGGGTTGAGCAACTGGGATGTCTTCTCTCACATAGCAG GTAGTATAGATGATGGAAGTAATGGCGACGTTGCCGTTGATCAATACCACCGGTATCAG GAGGATATTGATCTAATGGAAGCTATAAAAGTGAACAGCTACCGGTTTTCAATATCATGGGCAAGAATTCTACCAC AAGGTAGATTTGGAGAAGTTAACATGGCGGGTATCAACTACTATAACAGACTTATAGATGCGTTGCTACTCAaag GTATCCAACCGTTTGTAACATTGTTTCACTTTGACATCCCTCAAGAACTTGAGGACAGATACGGAGCTTGGCTAAGTCCCCAATCACA GGAAGATTTTCAATTCTTTGCAGATATCTGTTTTAAGTCCTTTGGTGACAGAGTCAAGTACTGGGTGACTTTCAATGAGCCAAATTATCTAATCCCAATTGCTTACCGCGAAGGTACATTTCCACCATGTCGCTGCTCTGGCAAATTTGGAAATTGTAGCGGGGGAGATTCAGAGAAAGAACCCTTTGTGGTTGCCCATAATATGATCCTATCACATGCATCTGCAGTTGATCTTTATCGAAACAAATACCAG AATGAGCAAGGCGGAAAAATTGGAATAGTCTTACATTGTGATTCCTTTGAGCCATTAAGCAATTCCACAGCAGATAAGTTGGCAACCGAAAGGGCGCAATCATTCAGCATTaattg GATCTTGGATCCAATCTTATTCGGTAAGTACCCAAAAGAGATGGAGATAATTCTAGGAACCCTCTTACCTAAATTTTCCAGTAATGACAAAGTAAAACTGAGGAGAGGACTGGATTTTATCGGCATCAACCACTACGCAAGTTATTATGTCCGAGATTGCATATCATCTGTGTGTGGACATGGGAGAGGAGTCTCCAGAACAGAGGGCTTATATGAGCAAACTGCACTAAAAAATGGTGTCCCAATTGGAGAGCTT ACTCCATTTGAATGGCTCAATGTTCACCCACAAGGCATGAAGAAAATGCTTATGTATCTAAAAGACAGATATAACAACACTCCCATGTTCATTGTGGAAAATG GATATGCTACTTTGTCTGATCCAAATGTTACTGAGAAAGAATATCTGAATGATCATAAGAGAATAGAGTTCATGTCTGGTCACTTGGATAATGTAATGGCAGCAATAAG GGAAGGAGCAGATGTGAGAGGTTACTTTGTTTGGTCCTTGCTGGATAACTTTGAATGGATCTATGGGTTTTCAGTAAGATTTGGACTTTACCACGTCGATTTTGCCACACTGAAGAGAACACCAAAACTATCAGCAAGTTGGTACAAGTTTTTCATTGAAAAGTATATGGCAGACAACACAAAACAAAGAAGCATTCTCAGAAAAACAGGGGAAGagaataatacaactacatcgTACCCAATACAGCAGTAG